The genomic stretch TGTTAAATATGAAGCAAGAACAATTCCAGGAGATCCAGAAGGAATAGATTTAATACTTTTAATAGATGAAGATAGAACTGCTGAATTACAAGGTGGGATTGCTTATGGTTCTGAAACAGGACTTATGGGTACTTTATCATTAAAAGATAGTAACTGGAGAGGTAAAAATCAACAATTTGGTTTCACATTTGAAAAATCAAATAAGGATTACACAGCTTTTTCATTAGATTTTTATGATCCTTGGATAAAAGATACAGACAGAGTATCTTGGGGATGGGGAGCTTATAAAACTAATTATGGTGATGAAGATAGTATACTATTCCATGAAATAGATACATTAGGTTTTAAAGCTAATATTGGTAAAGGACTTGGAAGAAATTTCACACTTAGTTTAGGAACTAAAGTTGAATATATAAGAGAAAAACATGAAAACGGAAAATTAAGACAAGCAAATAATGGAAAATGGTATTATCAAGATAATAAAAAATGGAGAGAAATAGAAGGTGTAGATGACAAATACTGGTTATGGAGTGTTTATCCTTACATTAGTTATGACACAAGAAATAACTATCTAAACCCTACATCTGGAGTATATGGAAAATTCCAAGTTGAAGGTGGACATGCAGGTGGATATAAAGCTGGTAACTTTGGAAATGCTACTTTAGAATTAAGAACATATCATAGAGGTCTATTTAAGAAAAATACTTTTGCTTACAAGGTTGTAGGTGGAGTAGCTTCTAATAGTACAAAAGAAAGCCAAAAATTCTGGGTTGGTGGAGGAAACTCACTAAGAGGATATGATGGTGGATTCTTTAAAGGAAGTCAAAAACTTGTAGCAACTATTGAAAATAGAACTCAAATCAATGATATAGTAGGCCTTGTTGTATTTGCTGATGCAGGTAGAGCTTGGAAACAAAATGGAAGAGACCCTAGTTACACAAGAGACAACAAAGATTTTGGACGTAACATAGGAACAACTGCTGGAGTTGGAATCAGACTTAACACTCCAATTAGACCATTAAGATTTGACTTTGGTTGGCCAGTAGGAAATAAAATGGATGATGATGGAATGAAGTTCTACTTTAATATGGGACAATCATTCTAATAATCAATATATATTTATGTAATTTGGAGGTATAAGTTAATGAAAAAATTATTACTAATAGCAAGTGTATTATTTGCAACATCAGCATTTGCTGATAAAATAGGAGTTGTAGATAGCCAAAGAGCTTTCTTCCAATTTTCTGAAACTAAAAAAGCACAACAATCTTTAGAAAGTCAAGCTAAAAAAGTAGAAAATGAAGCTAGACAAAAAGAAGTTGCACTACAAAAAGA from Fusobacterium hwasookii encodes the following:
- a CDS encoding BamA/OMP85 family outer membrane protein; protein product: MKKLLIALLFVISLTSFSTMVNLPIKSVEVVNNQQVPASLIKETLKLKEGAKFSTEALLADFNALKETGYFEDVILQPTSYDGGVRIVVDVIEKENVVDLLKEKGVAVNTLREDTDKSIVISSVKFTGNSRVTTSELLDITQLKAGEYFSRSRVEDAQRRLLATGKFSEVRPDAQVVDGKMALSFAVVENQIVKNIVITGNKTIPTSTIMSALTTKPGSVQNYNNLREDRDKILGLYQAQGYTLVNITNMATDENGTLHISIVEGIVRNIEVKKMVTKQKGNRRTPNDDVLKTKDYVIDREIEIQPGKIFDVKEYDATVDNLMRLGIFKNVKYEARTIPGDPEGIDLILLIDEDRTAELQGGIAYGSETGLMGTLSLKDSNWRGKNQQFGFTFEKSNKDYTAFSLDFYDPWIKDTDRVSWGWGAYKTNYGDEDSILFHEIDTLGFKANIGKGLGRNFTLSLGTKVEYIREKHENGKLRQANNGKWYYQDNKKWREIEGVDDKYWLWSVYPYISYDTRNNYLNPTSGVYGKFQVEGGHAGGYKAGNFGNATLELRTYHRGLFKKNTFAYKVVGGVASNSTKESQKFWVGGGNSLRGYDGGFFKGSQKLVATIENRTQINDIVGLVVFADAGRAWKQNGRDPSYTRDNKDFGRNIGTTAGVGIRLNTPIRPLRFDFGWPVGNKMDDDGMKFYFNMGQSF